Proteins from one Desulfitobacterium chlororespirans DSM 11544 genomic window:
- a CDS encoding ABC transporter substrate-binding protein produces the protein MKKVARSMVLLLMSVLLVFTLTACSQNSVDQQADESAADANFKPFIVPNFNRQVSIEKIPQSVFVVSTTNAEILLALGLEDKIVGVAPDMSQQVAPEYQDIWNSLNVVGEEVTAAGGVFTGYPTFEEIVATNPDFIYANILTLGDSGKITALSNVEKTGIPIYLSSVYSMPNTKMDDVYTEILTLGRIFDVEKRAEELVGEMAAKVNSVSENLGEIEKPVPIFVYDSEDAGMIFTAGSAALSDFISLAGGNNIFSDASKAWLFANKEKIIDSKPEIIVIINYGEVSAEDKIASIKQNPLFSELPAVVNDKIIVVDISETLAGIRSADCVKKLATAFYPEKFE, from the coding sequence ATGAAAAAGGTCGCAAGGTCTATGGTTCTCTTATTGATGAGTGTGCTGCTGGTTTTTACACTTACCGCCTGCAGCCAGAATTCAGTGGATCAACAAGCTGATGAATCCGCCGCTGACGCAAACTTTAAGCCCTTTATTGTTCCGAATTTTAACAGGCAAGTATCTATTGAAAAGATACCTCAATCGGTTTTTGTGGTATCGACTACCAATGCTGAGATACTCTTGGCCCTTGGCCTGGAGGATAAAATAGTCGGGGTGGCGCCGGATATGAGCCAACAAGTGGCTCCGGAGTATCAGGATATCTGGAATTCCCTGAATGTTGTCGGGGAAGAAGTTACTGCTGCGGGAGGTGTATTTACCGGTTACCCCACCTTCGAAGAAATTGTCGCTACAAATCCGGATTTTATTTACGCTAATATCCTTACTTTGGGCGATTCAGGGAAAATTACCGCACTGTCCAATGTCGAGAAGACAGGAATCCCGATTTATTTAAGCAGTGTCTATAGTATGCCAAATACTAAGATGGATGACGTGTATACTGAAATCCTGACATTAGGTCGTATCTTTGATGTTGAAAAACGTGCTGAAGAATTAGTGGGTGAGATGGCAGCAAAGGTTAACAGTGTGAGTGAAAACCTGGGGGAAATCGAAAAGCCGGTGCCAATTTTTGTCTATGATTCTGAAGACGCCGGAATGATTTTTACAGCAGGCAGCGCAGCACTCTCGGACTTTATATCACTTGCCGGGGGGAACAACATCTTTTCCGATGCTTCTAAAGCCTGGTTGTTTGCCAATAAAGAAAAAATAATCGACAGCAAGCCTGAGATAATTGTCATTATCAACTATGGAGAGGTCAGCGCAGAGGACAAAATAGCCAGCATCAAGCAAAACCCGCTTTTTTCGGAATTGCCTGCCGTAGTCAATGAC
- a CDS encoding response regulator transcription factor, with the protein MCAAILIVDDSEDIREGVGILLESEGYQVLTADSGETALGLLQDRQTIDLIILDIMMPGQSGFETCREIREITIAPILFLSAKAGIEDKETGLIIGGDDYLPKPFSPVELVARIKALLRRYAVYQGKDHNVSSDVIKIRELHIYPSAEEVILAGKRIPLRHMEYRLLVHLALHRGRIFSAEELYETLWMQPFLPLSNHTVVTHIKNLRQKIEHDPKDPKYILTVWGKGYRIV; encoded by the coding sequence ATGTGTGCAGCTATTCTGATTGTTGATGACAGTGAGGATATCCGGGAGGGTGTTGGGATCTTGCTGGAGAGTGAAGGCTATCAAGTCCTCACTGCCGACAGCGGTGAAACAGCCCTCGGCTTACTGCAGGATCGGCAGACTATTGATTTAATCATTTTGGACATTATGATGCCCGGCCAATCCGGCTTTGAGACCTGCCGGGAAATCAGGGAAATCACTATTGCGCCCATTTTATTTTTATCCGCCAAGGCCGGGATCGAGGATAAGGAAACCGGCCTTATTATCGGGGGAGATGATTATTTGCCCAAACCCTTTTCCCCCGTTGAGCTGGTGGCCAGAATCAAGGCTCTGCTGCGCAGATACGCTGTTTACCAAGGAAAAGACCATAATGTAAGCTCAGATGTGATCAAGATCAGGGAATTGCATATTTACCCCTCAGCTGAGGAAGTGATCCTTGCCGGTAAACGTATTCCTTTACGCCATATGGAATACCGCCTGTTGGTGCATCTGGCTTTGCACAGGGGCAGAATATTTTCCGCCGAGGAATTGTACGAGACCCTCTGGATGCAGCCCTTTTTGCCCCTTTCCAATCATACGGTGGTAACTCATATCAAAAACCTGCGGCAAAAGATTGAACATGATCCCAAAGACCCTAAGTATATACTCACAGTCTGGGGAAAGGGGTATCGGATTGTTTAA
- a CDS encoding ABC transporter substrate-binding protein, translating into MFKKILARRLVLSVILAFICAGLVFILSQQLFSYGIEVKYADGAYLKQRMAEEAADFQHYITENDVAIHDFSKISHWVDTTKITSISLYEDNRLIYHSALPYQAETPDSGIRHEPLPWKELYPVHFRDGDGLLNLSLDFKHYDYDLALLLSLLIFFTVFLGIVLFFVHRKTFYLLELEQQVLLMQGGKLDIAIPLRGSDEITSLAENLDGIRQVLIKQKQTQEALQKFAATMSHDIRTPLAALIVYLDIILNKRVSDDQRLQQYLVKSVEKANQLKSLTDHLFAYFVGSERQSIEVEENLNRTDFEKLVFDGIFLLESSGFTVKTTLTHQQYSLRLSRQSMERILDNVFANILKYATTDKPVIIKITLAEEMLTLCFANGTKPEAKNSENAGMGIKNTRTVAEQYHGSLTETQSEHDYSIEIALPVEVPKAIFALQATNIETLIALGLQDKIVGVSTGHAADFLPEYQEIYNSLNCLEGNTFRCHNYPPFEVVVSTKPDFIYGTSFSLDITRIISLLKNVDKASITTYINKPTNMFNARMDDVYEEILTLGRIFNVEERAGEVVQSMSAKIKEVQGKLGSIEEPVPVFVFDSEEDGMFFTAGSALLSNMIELAGGKNIFAAANRNWLFVSHEEITQGRPEAVVVIDYGKTGPEDKITSFKNNPLFSELPAVVKDKFIIVSLNDVLPGTRNADCVEKLSRGFHLQAPSPHPIN; encoded by the coding sequence TTGTTTAAAAAAATACTGGCCAGAAGGCTGGTCTTATCCGTCATTCTGGCGTTTATCTGCGCCGGTCTTGTTTTTATCCTATCGCAACAATTATTTTCCTACGGGATAGAAGTTAAATATGCAGACGGGGCTTATTTGAAGCAGAGAATGGCGGAAGAGGCAGCTGATTTTCAGCACTATATCACGGAAAATGATGTTGCCATTCATGATTTCTCTAAAATCTCCCATTGGGTGGATACCACGAAGATTACAAGCATTTCGCTGTATGAAGATAACCGCCTCATTTATCATTCTGCCCTTCCTTATCAGGCGGAGACCCCGGACAGCGGCATCCGGCATGAGCCCCTGCCGTGGAAGGAATTGTACCCGGTTCATTTCCGGGATGGAGACGGGTTACTGAACCTGTCTCTTGATTTCAAACATTACGATTATGATCTTGCCCTGCTCTTGAGTCTATTAATATTCTTTACCGTCTTTTTGGGCATCGTATTGTTTTTCGTTCATCGCAAAACATTCTACCTGCTGGAATTGGAACAGCAGGTTCTGCTCATGCAGGGAGGAAAACTGGACATAGCCATACCTTTAAGAGGAAGTGATGAAATCACTTCTTTAGCCGAAAACCTCGATGGAATACGCCAGGTGCTAATCAAACAAAAGCAAACTCAAGAAGCTCTTCAAAAATTCGCAGCTACCATGTCTCATGATATTCGCACACCACTAGCCGCCTTAATTGTCTATCTGGACATTATTTTGAATAAGCGTGTCTCGGATGACCAGCGTTTGCAGCAGTATTTGGTCAAAAGTGTTGAAAAGGCCAATCAACTGAAAAGCCTCACCGATCACCTCTTTGCTTATTTTGTGGGATCTGAACGGCAGTCCATAGAGGTTGAAGAAAACCTGAACCGTACAGATTTTGAAAAACTGGTCTTTGATGGGATATTTCTGCTGGAATCCAGCGGATTTACTGTTAAAACAACTCTGACTCATCAGCAGTATTCTTTAAGACTATCCAGGCAATCCATGGAACGTATACTCGATAACGTATTTGCCAATATCTTAAAATACGCAACGACCGATAAGCCTGTTATCATCAAAATCACCTTGGCTGAAGAAATGCTGACTCTATGTTTTGCCAACGGAACCAAACCAGAAGCCAAAAATTCGGAGAACGCCGGCATGGGTATCAAAAATACCCGCACTGTTGCAGAGCAATATCATGGCAGCCTGACCGAAACCCAGTCCGAGCATGACTATTCCATTGAAATTGCCCTACCTGTAGAAGTGCCTAAAGCTATTTTTGCCTTGCAGGCAACGAATATCGAAACTCTGATCGCCCTTGGTTTACAGGATAAAATTGTCGGTGTGTCAACAGGACATGCTGCTGATTTTTTACCTGAATATCAAGAAATTTACAATTCCTTAAACTGCCTGGAGGGAAATACTTTCCGGTGTCACAACTATCCTCCCTTTGAAGTCGTAGTGAGTACAAAACCGGACTTTATCTACGGCACATCTTTTTCTCTGGACATCACCCGAATCATTTCCCTGTTGAAAAATGTTGACAAGGCCAGCATCACTACTTATATCAACAAGCCCACGAACATGTTCAATGCCCGGATGGATGATGTCTATGAAGAAATTCTGACCTTAGGCCGCATCTTTAACGTGGAGGAGCGGGCCGGGGAAGTGGTGCAAAGCATGTCGGCAAAAATCAAGGAAGTGCAGGGTAAATTAGGCAGCATCGAAGAGCCTGTTCCAGTGTTTGTCTTCGATTCTGAGGAGGACGGAATGTTCTTTACTGCAGGCAGTGCTCTTCTTTCCAATATGATTGAGCTGGCCGGCGGCAAAAACATCTTTGCCGCCGCCAACCGAAACTGGTTATTTGTTAGTCATGAAGAAATTACCCAGGGCAGACCTGAGGCGGTTGTAGTTATCGATTATGGGAAAACCGGCCCGGAGGATAAAATCACCTCTTTTAAAAACAACCCGCTTTTTTCGGAACTGCCTGCGGTAGTCAAGGATAAATTTATCATTGTAAGTCTCAACGATGTTTTACCCGGCACCCGCAACGCTGACTGCGTAGAGAAGCTGTCCAGAGGCTTTCATCTCCAAGCCCCTTCACCACATCCTATCAATTAG
- a CDS encoding P-II family nitrogen regulator has translation MENDNNNNLKALYIIVNAGFADEVVEIARQAGAGGGTVINARGSGPVHKSIMGITVDTEKEIILSIVSGDVVEKVMAAIGEKAGLKSPANGICFIMPVEKCLIKQ, from the coding sequence ATGGAAAACGATAATAATAACAACCTAAAAGCTCTCTATATCATCGTCAATGCCGGCTTCGCCGACGAGGTGGTGGAAATCGCCCGCCAGGCCGGGGCAGGGGGAGGGACCGTCATCAACGCCCGCGGTTCCGGCCCGGTGCATAAATCGATTATGGGGATTACCGTCGATACTGAAAAAGAAATCATCTTAAGTATCGTAAGCGGGGATGTGGTGGAAAAGGTCATGGCAGCCATCGGGGAAAAGGCGGGGTTGAAATCCCCCGCCAATGGCATTTGCTTTATTATGCCTGTGGAAAAATGCCTGATTAAGCAATAG
- a CDS encoding DUF1538 domain-containing protein, translating into MKYFNTLKEVFISSLPLAAVIIIVCGFVAPMENAYDYVKLAVGYLGVVVGQALFLNGLDISILPIGKLVGSSLIRLKKALFIIIVGFLFGLLATVAEPALWVLAKQTHMIMAGVNEMLFVWVLSTGIGLFVGFSLFRILKDLSIKIVFAVFYIVIFMVVIFVPEQFIALAFDGSGATTGDVSVPFILALGLGISATMSKSKTNEDTFGIIGLASVGPILAVFIYGLVLKAAYGGVIPPAGLYNPGAVEHLGEIILDNMGGVALALFPIVIVFLPFQLFLIKLSQREFVKILLGTLVVYVGLLIFLSGIDFGFAFAGKYIGEVFLDAARPGWFKWLLLVVGFVLGAAITLSEPAVTVLGEQLEEITNGHITKMSIRMTLAIGIGFAALICMVKILTQINILWFLIPLYAIALIMLRFSSRLFVGLAFDSGGVTGGALTSAFLTPLTLGTAQAVAASAGPGAQSVLINGFGIIAFISVTPLIAVQALGIIYDIRLKKEQKLITEAEAEELEELAALAAQAGTAETKDVQKNTKEEGLAMEVKDRHE; encoded by the coding sequence ATGAAATACTTTAACACGCTTAAAGAAGTTTTCATATCGTCCCTGCCCCTGGCCGCAGTGATTATCATTGTGTGCGGTTTTGTAGCGCCCATGGAAAATGCTTACGATTACGTAAAGCTGGCCGTGGGCTATCTGGGTGTGGTTGTCGGTCAGGCTTTGTTTTTGAACGGACTTGATATCAGTATTCTGCCTATAGGAAAACTGGTGGGCAGTTCACTGATCCGGCTGAAAAAAGCCCTTTTCATTATTATAGTCGGTTTTTTGTTCGGACTTCTGGCCACCGTCGCTGAACCGGCCCTGTGGGTATTGGCAAAGCAGACTCATATGATTATGGCAGGCGTCAACGAAATGCTCTTCGTATGGGTTCTGAGCACGGGAATAGGCCTGTTTGTCGGGTTCTCCCTGTTCAGAATTTTGAAAGACTTGAGTATCAAAATCGTTTTCGCTGTGTTTTATATTGTGATCTTTATGGTGGTCATTTTTGTTCCTGAACAGTTCATCGCTTTGGCCTTCGATGGCAGCGGAGCAACTACGGGTGATGTGTCAGTGCCCTTTATCCTGGCCTTAGGTTTGGGGATTTCCGCTACTATGTCCAAATCCAAAACCAATGAAGACACCTTCGGCATCATTGGCTTGGCCTCAGTGGGTCCGATCCTGGCGGTGTTTATTTATGGTCTCGTGCTCAAAGCGGCCTATGGGGGAGTAATCCCTCCCGCCGGGCTGTATAATCCGGGTGCGGTGGAGCATCTCGGTGAAATCATTCTGGACAATATGGGAGGCGTTGCCCTGGCCCTGTTCCCGATTGTGATTGTATTTTTACCCTTTCAGCTTTTTCTGATTAAGCTGTCGCAGAGGGAGTTTGTCAAGATTCTGCTGGGAACCCTTGTCGTCTACGTCGGTCTGCTCATCTTTTTGTCGGGAATCGATTTCGGCTTTGCCTTCGCCGGCAAATATATTGGTGAAGTCTTTCTGGATGCTGCCCGCCCTGGTTGGTTTAAATGGCTGCTGCTGGTGGTCGGGTTTGTGCTGGGCGCCGCCATCACCTTGTCGGAACCGGCCGTCACCGTACTGGGGGAACAGCTTGAAGAAATAACCAACGGTCATATTACGAAAATGTCGATACGCATGACCTTGGCCATCGGTATAGGCTTTGCCGCCTTGATCTGCATGGTGAAGATCCTGACTCAAATCAATATTCTTTGGTTTTTGATTCCTCTCTATGCTATAGCGCTGATTATGCTCAGATTTTCCTCCCGGCTTTTCGTGGGTCTGGCCTTCGACTCGGGAGGAGTTACAGGAGGTGCCTTGACATCAGCCTTTTTAACTCCCCTTACCCTCGGAACGGCCCAGGCTGTAGCCGCTTCAGCAGGACCAGGTGCCCAGTCGGTTTTGATCAACGGGTTCGGGATTATTGCCTTTATCTCGGTTACGCCCTTAATCGCCGTGCAGGCTTTAGGCATAATCTATGATATACGGCTTAAAAAAGAACAGAAACTCATCACTGAGGCTGAGGCAGAGGAGCTTGAGGAATTGGCAGCGCTTGCCGCCCAGGCCGGAACTGCTGAAACCAAGGATGTTCAGAAAAATACGAAGGAAGAGGGCTTAGCCATGGAGGTAAAGGATCGTCATGAATAA
- a CDS encoding class I SAM-dependent methyltransferase, whose translation MTSILFDVFYRSYDNFMKTFRLDDHEAVLSQIRALTAKGRPGQPEPLKIADIGGGTGVLAHSLLELGHDVTIIDPAQRMTAIAKERNLRVTVINETLAKVSPEPLYDVIILRDCFHHIADQEPALSKLSQILQDDGLLIIQDFSPGSLRAQLLFTLERCLLEKIYPIPSATLAAMMVQAGFNSTIVRLNSRDYLVTGTKEKPAEVEL comes from the coding sequence ATGACCAGTATCCTGTTTGATGTTTTTTACCGCTCCTATGATAACTTTATGAAAACTTTCCGGCTGGACGATCATGAGGCTGTCCTCAGCCAGATCAGGGCTCTGACCGCTAAAGGCCGGCCCGGGCAGCCTGAACCCCTTAAGATCGCCGATATCGGCGGGGGTACGGGGGTATTGGCTCATAGCCTACTGGAGCTGGGCCATGACGTTACCATCATCGACCCGGCCCAGAGGATGACGGCCATCGCTAAAGAACGGAACCTCCGGGTTACAGTTATTAATGAAACCTTGGCAAAGGTAAGCCCGGAGCCCCTCTACGATGTAATCATTTTAAGAGATTGTTTTCACCACATTGCGGATCAAGAACCGGCACTGAGCAAACTATCCCAAATCCTTCAGGATGATGGGCTGCTGATCATTCAGGATTTCTCTCCTGGTAGTTTAAGAGCTCAACTGCTCTTTACACTGGAACGGTGTCTGCTGGAAAAAATCTATCCCATCCCATCTGCCACCCTGGCCGCCATGATGGTCCAGGCCGGTTTTAACAGCACCATTGTCCGGCTGAACAGCCGCGATTATCTGGTGACAGGCACTAAAGAAAAACCTGCAGAGGTGGAACTATGA
- a CDS encoding class I SAM-dependent methyltransferase — MSKLRLYPKVARLFLGGHIVAGEDIGSSYSLVSPGYEQWFLSTMHRYNDEMIGELSKHLDPSQSLQILDLAAGTGYNAQAMQGLFPASRLTLVDISSGMLREARQNLGEDASLITSDMLHYLADCADGTFDVVICAWAIKYRNPLQVIRHCHRVLKPGGYLAVIVNTKDTLPQVAHIYPRLLARHVHKITKLMLPLPNPRNLAAFDGWFQKYSFTKIKSQAGFQDFNFPTSRELAEFIVSTGALAGFDIMLDLRDPAVFADLVQLLTDHHFTGTTHRYVYGIYQKPSCSQRNLRRRKANE, encoded by the coding sequence ATGAGCAAGCTTCGTTTGTATCCTAAAGTGGCCCGTTTGTTTCTGGGCGGGCACATCGTAGCCGGCGAGGATATCGGCAGCTCCTACAGTCTGGTCAGCCCCGGCTACGAGCAATGGTTTTTAAGCACCATGCACCGCTATAATGATGAAATGATTGGGGAATTAAGCAAACACCTGGACCCTTCCCAATCCTTACAGATCCTGGACCTGGCCGCAGGAACCGGCTACAATGCCCAAGCCATGCAGGGGTTGTTTCCTGCCTCCCGGCTGACCCTGGTCGATATTTCCTCCGGCATGCTGAGGGAGGCCCGCCAAAACCTTGGTGAAGATGCTTCCCTGATCACCTCCGATATGCTGCACTATTTGGCGGACTGCGCCGATGGTACCTTTGATGTTGTGATCTGCGCCTGGGCCATCAAATACCGGAACCCCCTGCAAGTCATCCGGCACTGCCACAGGGTTCTGAAACCGGGGGGTTATCTGGCCGTTATCGTCAATACCAAAGACACCCTGCCCCAAGTGGCCCACATCTACCCCCGGCTGTTAGCCCGGCATGTTCATAAAATCACCAAGTTGATGCTGCCTCTGCCCAATCCCCGCAATTTAGCAGCCTTCGACGGCTGGTTCCAGAAATATTCCTTCACTAAAATTAAGAGCCAAGCGGGATTTCAGGATTTTAATTTCCCGACAAGCCGGGAATTAGCTGAATTTATCGTATCCACCGGCGCTCTGGCCGGTTTCGACATTATGCTGGATTTAAGAGATCCCGCCGTTTTCGCCGATCTGGTCCAGCTCTTAACCGACCATCATTTTACCGGAACCACCCACCGCTATGTGTACGGGATTTACCAAAAACCCAGCTGCAGCCAACGCAATCTTCGAAGGAGGAAAGCCAATGAATAA
- a CDS encoding radical SAM/SPASM domain-containing protein, with amino-acid sequence MNKRMIARMCLDKGTLANFLEIHRRFSPSPNYRLKNMVQCGLNAIKHDRLIRHEQSYLLNSFIPPLNSPAFLNIALQVPGEGADFFDNHVQGKRLAPISAYIAVTGKCRYNCWHCSAASAGQNELSTPSLIRIIQKLQDLGVGIIGFTGGEPLLRDDLEEIIAAVDRQKSMVLVFSTGFNLTLERAAALKSAGLFGIALSLDSVRKEKHDELRGYPGAYDHALNGIRNAREAGLYTMSQTVGTRELMAEGELFALAEMLKGEGIHEMRIVEPLPCGKLSGPHAALLYAEEQDRLKQLHITLNGDLRYPKASVFPYFESAEQFGCGAGTQHSYVDTAGNFGLCDFLEDLRYGNLLTDDVREVWQKMHQASGGPKCSCLAKGSCPPALPKFYRLLGGIQP; translated from the coding sequence ATGAATAAACGGATGATCGCCCGGATGTGCCTGGACAAGGGGACTCTGGCCAATTTTCTGGAAATCCACCGCCGGTTCTCCCCCTCCCCCAACTACCGGCTGAAGAACATGGTCCAATGCGGCCTCAATGCCATTAAACACGACCGGTTGATCCGGCATGAGCAGAGCTATCTCCTGAACTCCTTTATTCCCCCCCTTAATTCTCCTGCCTTTTTGAATATAGCCCTGCAGGTACCGGGAGAAGGGGCAGATTTTTTCGATAATCATGTCCAGGGGAAGCGCCTGGCTCCCATTTCCGCTTATATCGCCGTCACCGGGAAATGCCGGTACAACTGCTGGCATTGCAGTGCGGCCTCTGCCGGACAAAATGAACTGAGCACCCCCTCCCTGATCAGGATTATTCAAAAACTGCAGGATCTAGGGGTGGGAATCATCGGTTTTACCGGGGGCGAGCCCCTGCTCAGGGATGATCTGGAAGAGATTATTGCTGCTGTGGACCGGCAGAAAAGCATGGTCCTGGTGTTTTCCACCGGCTTTAACCTGACTCTAGAGCGGGCGGCAGCTTTAAAGTCGGCGGGATTATTCGGCATCGCCCTCAGCCTGGATTCCGTGCGGAAAGAAAAGCATGATGAGCTGAGAGGATATCCGGGAGCCTACGACCATGCTTTGAACGGAATCAGGAATGCCCGGGAAGCAGGGCTGTATACCATGAGCCAGACGGTGGGCACCCGGGAGCTTATGGCAGAAGGAGAACTATTTGCACTGGCGGAAATGCTCAAGGGGGAAGGAATCCACGAAATGCGGATCGTGGAACCTCTTCCCTGCGGCAAATTGTCCGGCCCCCATGCTGCCCTGCTTTATGCGGAGGAACAAGACCGGCTCAAACAGCTGCATATCACTTTAAACGGTGATCTGCGCTACCCGAAGGCTTCCGTCTTTCCCTATTTTGAGTCTGCCGAACAGTTCGGCTGCGGTGCCGGCACCCAGCACAGCTATGTGGATACCGCCGGCAACTTCGGTCTCTGTGACTTTTTAGAGGACCTCAGATATGGAAATCTTTTGACCGACGATGTCCGGGAAGTATGGCAGAAGATGCACCAGGCTTCCGGCGGGCCAAAATGCTCCTGCCTGGCTAAAGGCTCCTGCCCTCCTGCCCTCCCTAAATTTTATCGCCTGCTGGGTGGGATTCAGCCATGA
- a CDS encoding alpha/beta fold hydrolase: MKSGHGTLTYGGFTIHYALYGKGSPLLCLHGLNLDGRMFAGKNMKELFPDRMIVALDLPGYGRSNFIPGAGVLEIGKLIDQVADKLGLNQFELCGFCLGGIFALDYAIRNPDRLSRLYLIETMIYLPWWMTLCNTPFFRVLYQKFSHNKLCLALLELAPALKGLAKLQSLKLTSRLWNNQVNSFYIDMMKEYQKIDHIQRSRAVSCETMLIFSDQSFKMIRKTNYGLQAAIRHSTLYRLPNGGHFSPISGSSSLRTVMNVCRRSR; the protein is encoded by the coding sequence ATGAAATCAGGCCATGGCACCCTAACCTATGGCGGCTTTACCATCCACTACGCCTTATACGGCAAAGGCAGCCCTCTCCTTTGCCTCCACGGTCTGAATTTAGATGGGAGGATGTTCGCCGGTAAAAACATGAAAGAACTGTTTCCGGACAGGATGATCGTGGCCCTGGACCTGCCCGGTTATGGCCGTTCCAACTTTATCCCTGGGGCAGGCGTTTTGGAAATCGGCAAGCTGATCGATCAGGTAGCCGACAAACTGGGTTTAAACCAGTTTGAATTGTGCGGATTTTGCCTGGGGGGAATTTTTGCCTTGGATTATGCCATCCGCAACCCAGACCGTCTATCCAGACTGTATCTGATCGAAACCATGATCTATCTGCCCTGGTGGATGACCCTCTGCAATACTCCCTTTTTTCGTGTCCTCTATCAAAAATTCAGCCATAACAAATTGTGTCTTGCCCTCCTGGAACTGGCCCCCGCCCTGAAGGGCCTGGCCAAACTACAAAGCCTGAAGCTTACCTCCAGGCTCTGGAACAACCAAGTTAATTCTTTCTACATCGACATGATGAAGGAATACCAAAAAATCGATCACATCCAAAGAAGCAGAGCGGTATCCTGCGAAACCATGCTGATCTTTTCCGATCAGTCTTTCAAGATGATTCGCAAGACCAACTATGGCTTACAGGCAGCAATTAGGCACTCTACCCTGTACCGGCTTCCCAATGGCGGGCATTTTTCTCCGATATCCGGATCATCCTCTCTCCGAACCGTGATGAACGTATGCCGCCGCAGCCGGTAA
- a CDS encoding 4Fe-4S binding protein, with product MKEKIKKFILDLGVDDVGFAKVEDYHSPKSYPIASFLPEARTIISLVFQELDTCESPSVTIAMNGRLDMNSFQRSCSYQINRFLKREFRAKVVDMPYSYPMELHKDRPAIADFSQRHAAVAAGMGTFGRHNLVIHPRFGTRIGLTALITNLEIEPNEKIEQDLCRHCDLCVRNCPAGALDEAGKTSVGKCIRNSQPYGLGANIAFWQEFSGSSPEEQKNMFMEERYGRLQQAGSMGMQYYCFNCMKFCPVGVR from the coding sequence ATGAAAGAAAAGATTAAAAAGTTTATTTTGGATTTAGGCGTCGATGATGTGGGGTTTGCAAAAGTCGAAGATTACCACAGCCCAAAATCCTACCCCATCGCAAGTTTCTTGCCGGAGGCCAGGACGATTATCTCTTTGGTTTTCCAGGAGCTGGATACATGCGAAAGCCCCAGTGTCACGATCGCCATGAACGGTCGTCTGGACATGAACTCTTTTCAGCGGTCCTGCAGCTATCAGATCAATCGCTTCCTGAAAAGAGAATTTCGGGCCAAGGTCGTGGATATGCCATATTCTTATCCTATGGAATTACATAAGGACAGACCGGCAATAGCAGACTTTTCCCAGCGCCACGCGGCGGTGGCCGCTGGAATGGGAACCTTTGGCCGGCACAACCTCGTTATTCATCCGCGCTTCGGAACACGGATCGGGCTGACGGCGCTGATCACCAACCTTGAGATCGAGCCGAATGAAAAAATAGAACAGGACCTGTGCAGGCACTGCGATCTGTGCGTCAGGAACTGCCCGGCCGGGGCACTTGACGAAGCCGGCAAAACAAGTGTCGGCAAGTGTATCAGGAACTCCCAGCCTTATGGCTTAGGGGCGAACATCGCCTTTTGGCAAGAGTTCAGCGGCAGCTCACCAGAAGAACAAAAAAATATGTTTATGGAGGAAAGATATGGGCGGCTACAACAAGCTGGCTCTATGGGAATGCAGTATTACTGTTTTAATTGCATGAAATTTTGCCCGGTCGGGGTGCGTTAA
- a CDS encoding MarR family winged helix-turn-helix transcriptional regulator — protein sequence MKQQINPKRPSPCHCINIRRASRAVTQFYDDILKPSGITTSQLSLLKHLEIAETATISELAKRMRIDRTTLNRNMKPLIEAEFLEIKQGKDSRTRQILLTDKGKDAVARGWKLWGVAQASLKEYMGEEDLAKLVELLSKLEALAP from the coding sequence ATGAAACAACAGATCAATCCGAAGCGACCCAGCCCCTGTCATTGCATAAATATCCGCAGGGCTTCCCGGGCTGTTACCCAATTTTATGATGACATACTAAAGCCCAGTGGAATCACCACTTCCCAACTATCCCTGCTCAAGCATCTTGAAATAGCAGAAACAGCCACGATCAGCGAACTGGCCAAAAGGATGCGTATTGATCGCACGACTCTGAACCGCAATATGAAACCATTGATTGAGGCCGAATTCCTTGAGATTAAGCAGGGCAAAGATTCACGTACCCGGCAAATCTTGTTGACGGATAAAGGAAAAGATGCCGTAGCTAGGGGCTGGAAGTTATGGGGAGTGGCTCAAGCATCGTTAAAAGAATATATGGGTGAAGAAGACCTGGCCAAGCTTGTTGAATTGCTGTCGAAGCTGGAAGCGCTTGCCCCTTGA